Proteins from a single region of Amycolatopsis sp. CA-230715:
- a CDS encoding cupin domain-containing protein gives MTEQMVTENVEGRDVGSGISIIRESTDEIGSGPRLHKHPYAETFVIIRGRARFTIGDREVDGGAGEVLVVPADTPHKFAVLGPGVYEAVHIHESDHFITEWLE, from the coding sequence ATGACGGAACAAATGGTCACCGAAAACGTCGAGGGTCGCGACGTCGGGTCCGGTATTTCGATCATCCGGGAAAGCACCGACGAGATCGGCTCCGGCCCTCGCCTGCACAAGCACCCCTACGCGGAAACGTTCGTGATCATCCGGGGCAGGGCCCGGTTCACGATCGGCGACCGCGAAGTCGACGGCGGCGCGGGCGAGGTGCTCGTGGTCCCCGCCGACACCCCGCACAAGTTCGCCGTGCTCGGCCCCGGCGTCTACGAAGCCGTGCACATCCACGAAAGCGACCACTTCATCACCGAATGGCTCGAATGA
- a CDS encoding MFS transporter, whose amino-acid sequence MSSSVAPAPVAVSWRPLVAACLGTFLLLVYTTIVTVALPRIGADLGSDFTALQWIVDVFTVALAGLLLGMGSLSDNLGRKRVYLAGLGTFGLATLVCGLAGSVTVLIAARAVQGIAGAAMFATILPLVGLTYHGRARARAFAVWGTVAGVGGAIGTVAGGAIAELLGWRWIFLGSLPLCAVALVLGFSSFTESERTGNRVDFPGIAAFTVAATALTYAVINGGDHGFTAPGTLIAALVAVIALVAFVFFERVSAAPMVPSSLFGTSAFVGVLVIAFGYYFAAFGAVPVLSHWLQGTTGLSPLGTSLVLTSQVMTFFFTSALISDRLHRYRPGAVLGGATVLIGLGCATAAAVLGSPGWVALLPALLLTGLGAGMVSPVFPAVAIAAVPAAFGGTAGAAANSSRQLGLALGIALCGTIYRGHGENATGGVASTMLCCAALAVLSGLVGAWLLRGHRS is encoded by the coding sequence ATGTCGTCTTCCGTCGCCCCGGCCCCGGTCGCCGTCTCGTGGCGCCCGCTGGTCGCCGCCTGCCTCGGCACCTTCCTGCTGCTGGTCTACACCACCATCGTCACCGTGGCGCTGCCGCGGATCGGCGCCGATCTGGGCAGCGATTTCACCGCGCTGCAATGGATCGTCGACGTGTTCACGGTCGCGCTCGCCGGGCTGCTGCTCGGCATGGGCTCGCTGAGCGACAACCTCGGCCGCAAACGCGTCTACCTCGCCGGGCTGGGCACGTTCGGCCTGGCGACGCTCGTCTGCGGGCTGGCCGGTTCGGTCACCGTGCTGATCGCGGCCCGCGCGGTGCAGGGGATCGCGGGCGCGGCGATGTTCGCGACGATCCTGCCGCTGGTCGGCCTGACCTACCACGGCCGCGCGCGGGCGAGGGCGTTCGCGGTGTGGGGCACGGTCGCGGGTGTCGGCGGCGCCATCGGGACGGTCGCCGGTGGTGCGATCGCCGAACTCCTCGGCTGGCGCTGGATCTTCCTCGGCTCGCTGCCGCTGTGCGCGGTGGCGCTCGTGCTCGGCTTCAGCTCGTTCACGGAAAGCGAGCGCACCGGGAACCGCGTCGATTTCCCCGGTATCGCCGCGTTCACCGTCGCCGCGACGGCGCTGACCTACGCCGTCATCAACGGCGGCGACCACGGTTTCACCGCACCGGGCACCCTGATCGCCGCGCTCGTCGCGGTGATCGCGTTGGTGGCCTTCGTGTTCTTCGAACGGGTCAGCGCGGCCCCCATGGTGCCGTCGAGCCTGTTCGGCACCTCGGCGTTCGTCGGCGTCCTGGTCATCGCGTTCGGCTACTACTTCGCCGCCTTCGGCGCGGTACCGGTGCTTTCCCATTGGCTGCAAGGAACCACCGGGCTGAGCCCGCTCGGCACCTCGCTCGTGCTGACCTCGCAGGTGATGACGTTCTTCTTCACCTCGGCCCTGATCAGCGACCGCCTGCACCGGTACCGGCCCGGCGCCGTGCTCGGCGGCGCGACCGTCCTCATCGGACTCGGCTGCGCCACCGCGGCCGCCGTGCTCGGCAGCCCCGGCTGGGTCGCCCTGCTGCCCGCGCTGCTGCTCACCGGGCTGGGTGCGGGGATGGTGTCGCCGGTGTTCCCCGCGGTGGCGATCGCGGCGGTGCCCGCAGCCTTCGGCGGCACCGCGGGCGCGGCGGCGAACAGCTCCCGTCAACTCGGCCTCGCACTGGGAATCGCGTTGTGCGGCACGATCTACCGCGGCCACGGCGAGAACGCGACCGGCGGTGTCGCGAGCACGATGCTGTGCTGCGCCGCGCTGGCCGTCCTCAGTGGACTGGTGGGCGCCTGGCTGCTCCGCGGCCACCGGTCCTGA
- a CDS encoding CGNR zinc finger domain-containing protein — protein sequence MHENHYYTEILRLVTDITNAPLVDLADLRRRCGETCISPDIPAGPADLADVRALAHRWAEIVDAETEDDRVFLLNALLAEAAAYPRITCHDESGWHLHYRDDGVRLAKVLRAVVGVAAAQHLTELGMHRLGRCALEECRSAFVDFSRGGKQRYCSRVCANRDAVRRHRRSLAV from the coding sequence GTGCACGAGAACCATTACTACACGGAAATCCTGCGGCTGGTGACCGACATCACGAACGCCCCACTCGTCGATCTCGCCGACCTGCGGCGGCGCTGCGGGGAAACCTGCATCAGCCCGGACATCCCGGCCGGGCCCGCGGACCTCGCCGACGTCCGCGCGCTCGCGCACCGCTGGGCGGAGATCGTCGACGCCGAAACCGAGGATGACCGGGTCTTCCTGCTGAACGCGCTGCTGGCCGAGGCCGCCGCCTATCCCCGGATCACCTGCCACGACGAATCGGGATGGCACCTGCACTACCGCGACGACGGCGTGCGGCTCGCGAAGGTGCTGCGGGCGGTGGTCGGCGTGGCCGCCGCGCAGCACCTCACCGAACTCGGCATGCACCGGCTCGGCCGCTGCGCGCTCGAAGAATGCCGCTCCGCCTTCGTCGACTTCAGCCGCGGCGGGAAGCAGCGCTACTGCTCGCGGGTGTGCGCGAACCGGGACGCCGTGCGCCGCCACCGGCGCTCGCTCGCCGTCTGA